In the genome of Drosophila yakuba strain Tai18E2 chromosome 3R, Prin_Dyak_Tai18E2_2.1, whole genome shotgun sequence, one region contains:
- the LOC6538665 gene encoding uncharacterized protein LOC6538665: MSGYVSRDFNWLHLLLAMCSLLQVTLCQPYQLPHRCSNRLENALEHMRRRSVQTKSSSASRAMWEPPPQSPYQLYHSFYGQHSDPEDDFYNVGAYSSGRGYHAKLLRRNGQAHPFSDSSGALELEDLLAVNQQSQQHRQPHKLTISRVDVEDLKVRVPPAKAANRWVEIDKCKFSTENSTLDTRLIFPDLTLSGKVVMQPMGGKCHMILRLRHAGIEFRTVPLGSGHSSNYEQSRRLGAASVRTDSHFAEPGFISVFAHGCQGPTGIRLRQNSKRRFGSAPEVELGEPHVILGSKRPQRWGKYHQQAGYDIRQDRVPQRTKEHSLELGSDSQAQDSGEFIDVNGDNFYRRQFSKKRRRRRRRYANENFEDQVNFGEDVLHFEDEQLQQLVEPDARAFADIFSGSGSSPSGDREELVGEAMSHELEKLFSMGVRGLLTTYMQRALQPAIKETLMENMGYTLSYG, from the exons ATGTCGGGATACGTGAGCCGGGATTTCAATTGGCTGCACCTTTTGCTGGCCATGTGTTCTCTGCTGCAGG TGACCCTCTGTCAGCCGTATCAGTTGCCACACCGCTGCTCCAACCGGCTGGAGAACGCGCTGGAGCACATGCGACGACGCAGTGTCCAGACCAAGAGCTCCTCCGCATCGCGAGCCATGTGGGAGCCGCCACCGCAGAGTCCGTACCAGTTGTACCACAGTTTCTACGGCCAGCACAGCGATCCGGAGGACGACTTCTACAATGTGGGCGCCTACAGCAGCGGGCGTGGCTATCACGCCAAGCTGCTGCGCCGCAATGGACAAGCCCATCCCTTCTCCGATTCGAGCGGTGCTCTGGAGCTGGAGGATTTGCTGGCGGTGAACCAGCAGAGCCAGCAGCACAGACAGCCCCACAAACTGACCATTTCCCGCGTGGATGTGGAGGATCTGAAGGTGCGAGTGCCGCCGGCGAAGGCAGCCAACCGTTGGGTGGAGATCGACAAGTGCAAGTTCAGCACGGAGAACTCCACGCTGGACACCCGCCTCATCTTTCCGGATCTCACTCTCAGTGGCAAGGTGGTCATGCAGCCGATGGGCGGCAAGTGCCACATGATCTTGAGACTGCGACACGCGGGCATTGAGTTTCGAACAGTTCCACTGGGATCGGGACACTCCTCCAACTACGAGCAGTCGCGCAGATTGGGCGCCGCCTCGGTGCGCACGGATTCCCATTTCGCAGAGCCCGGTTTCATATCCGTGTTTGCCCACGGATGCCAGGGACCCACTGGGATACGGCTGCGTCAGAACTCCAAGCGTAGATTCGGTAGTGCGCCGGAAGTGGAACTGGGCGAACCGCATGTGATTCTGGGCAGCAAGAGGCCACAGAGGTGGGGCAAGTATCATCAGCAGGCGGGCTACGACATCCGCCAGGATCGGGTGCCACAAAGAACTAAGGAACACAGCCTGGAGCTGGGCAGCGATAGCCAGGCCCAGGACTCGGGTGAGTTCATCGATGTGAACGGGGACAACTTCTACCGGCGGCAGTTCAGCAAAAAGCGGAGGAGACGCCGACGGCGCTATGCGAATGAGAACTTCGAGGACCAGGTGAACTTCGGCGAGGATGTGCTGCACTTCGAGGacgagcagctgcagcagctggtgGAGCCGGATGCCAGAGCCTTTGCAGACATATTCAGCGGCAGTGGCTCCAGTCCCAGCGGCGATCGTGAGGAACTGGTGGGCGAGGCCATGTCCCACGAGCTGGAGAAGCTCTTCTCCATGGGCGTCCGCGGCCTGCTCACCACCTACATGCAGCGGGCACTCCAGCCGGCCATCAAGGAGACGCTCATGGAGAACATGGGCTACACTTTGAGCTATGGCTAA
- the LOC6538666 gene encoding solute carrier family 25 member 44: MTESSSSTTARLAVAPTGVGGAAEGAPYIRTIEWDMMNKTKFFPLSMLSSFSVRCCLFPLTVIKTQLQVQHKSDVYKGMVDCAMKIYRSEGVPGLYRGFWISSVQIVSGVFYISTYEGVRHVLNDLGAGHRMKALAGGGCASLVGQTIIVPFDVISQHAMVLGMSAHAGSKADINPLGIKSWPGRSRLHISMDIGREIMRRDGFRGFYRGYTASLMAYVPNSAMWWAFYHLYQDELFRICPVWVSHLFIQCVAGSLGGFTTTILTNPLDIVRARLQVHRLDSMSVAFRELWQEEKLNCFFKGLSARLVQSAAFSFSIILGYETIKRIAVDEQYKHQIRW; this comes from the exons ATGACGGAAAGCAGCAGTAGCACCACAGCCCGCCTGGCGGTGGCGCCTACCGGAGTGGGTGGAGCAGCCGAGGGTGCACCGTACATACGCACCATCGAATGGGACATGATGAACAAGACCAAGTTCTTTCCGCTCTCCATGCTCAGCTCGTTCTCGGTGCGCTGCTGCCTGTTCCCGCTCACCGTGATCAAGACGCAGTTGCAGGTGCAGCACAAGAGCGATGTCTACAAGGGCATGGTGGATTGCGCCATGAAGATCTACCGATCGGAGGGCGTGCCTGGGCTGTATAGAGGTTTCTGGATCTCCTCCGTGCAAATAGTGTCCGGCGTCTTTTACATAAGCACCTACGAGGGCGTGCGCCATGTGCTCAACGATCTGGGTGCTGGGCATCGAATGAAGGCCCTCGCCGGCGGTGGTTGCGCCTCGCTGGTGGGCCAGACCATCATAGTTCCTTTCGACGTGATATCGCAGCACGCCATGGTGCTGGGTATGTCGGCCCATGCCGGTTCCAAGGCCGATATCAATCCGCTGGGCATTAAGTCGTGGCCCGGTCGCAGTCGCCTGCACATTTCGATGGACATTGGCAGGGAGATAATGCGACGCGATGGCTTCCGGGGCTTCTACCGTGGCTACACCGCCAGCCTGATGGCCTACGTACCTAATTCGGCCATGTGGTGGGCCTTCTATCACCTCTATCAGG ACGAACTGTTCCGCATCTGCCCCGTTTGGGTGTCCCATCTGTTTATCCAGTGTGTGGCCGGCAGCTTAGGTGGCTTCACAACGACAATACTAACCAATCCATTAGATATAGTGCGTGCCCGCCTGCAG GTCCATCGCTTGGACTCGATGAGCGTCGCCTTCCGGGAGCTGTGGCAGGAGGAGAAACTGAACTGCTTCTTCAAGGGACTGTCCGCCCGCCTGGTGCAGTCGGCAGCCTTCTCATTCAGCATTATTCTAGGTTACGAGACCATCAAGCGCATTGCGGTGGACGAGCAGTACAAGCACCAGATCCGCTGGTGA
- the LOC6538667 gene encoding uncharacterized protein LOC6538667 has protein sequence MLQPSLLVALLLLLLLLVHLEHASGKPPTKELPRPLSPLPDQESEEQLQPELEAKATYQSMRNGRSRRPTLMDVALQQSVRQGLDAMTELYGRIQPEMLRTGQTLQDNHPAAMLSRFNAPTTDSERREMAAYATIAAAKAFRKNFQHIDELARQSHTQRISLRRTALEGLCPPRDPPPCMPAAERYRTHDGTCNNKRRPRWGAAQMPFNRFLPPEYGDGVDTVRSSADGSTLSSSRFVSLLVHGAREGEAPLTLMIAQWGQMLDHDMTSTAQPRSINGSIPSCCGGKDFHPACFPIKVPLDDPWLAPLKVRCLEFLRSAPAQRRDCVLSWREQTNQVTSYIDASPIYSNSAKSSDNARVFRHGLLVYGRGDPAEDVCQRGAIATKCIRSGDGRSGEQPGLLAMHHVWVGEHNRIALELSELNPHWSDEKVYQETRRIVGAMFQHITYREFLPVILGREVVKLFDLELMPSGYYERYSSKVNPTVANAFAAAAFRFGHSLVQNSYTRCDRHHNVINNNVSLHEEFQRGDIGSAGSLHRLLRGLASQRALKRDEFITPELTNHLFQTPGFPFGLDLAAINIQRGRDHGIAPYSAWRVPCGLSPILSWDDFANVVGPESAKRIGHAYRSVHDIDLFVGGIAERPVVGGLVGPTFACIIAQQFSNSRRGDRFWYENGGFESSFTPAQLHSVRRVSLAQVLCRTVGGGTLQPHIFIPAEFEDNERQTCGTGSLSPIDLSPWLEQDPFHNQQVPDQVFTIGQPELGSVQVIKEDKAGFSNRVKPIKPQVEVSPSSVSGFHRPTHNANLTTKVSDKLDLRRKTVTKKISNSSNNRQTTRKPVGGVNNKLDKSPKITLNIKSVNVRRPEGSATRRRVIINNVPVELRSSGGNATAEELKPGQLTDEDEFHEDADQEVDIEEIVEVRANKDEPTKLTKTDPSQNRNDSRTAGTEQTDKDTSSEAKGKSTKREPKKTERRDARKLEPHPAAKTPDQTADSRLLHLQRNRTTTPRDFQVSSTVSLERSTRQTKAPKVSKPTKRAVELRQYQNRPLYERPQKVVVNGPNADQYEIEINIRQTNKKPSSRPSTPDYAEYTTVNKPYYNTNYAPHYMDYASTTPIPLPSYGYHQPLAEIGSQGVRTKPPTIIYLNDNDDRRTTTRAPNIFQNFLTFATNSFNPLGIRRPMPTTPSPISQSHKEPAQFENNVVHSPISNSHILSGGSSASYSPRPPSVHSYPVATSTQIGSNSGSGFLHASSSAVSAGHFGSISGVATANGADSTFSFNIRPRPSPELGPVVSSYPRPVSSQGGGSSYRPDYAPAQSELYYDRELTADRNPSPFSGSSSAHRPHQQTFYGRTPELKEVGNNSNELTQTEHKLYLQDYDYVSRTLSNLTTDESNQPDDDTDYAYDEDLPSNDLDKTETRKETEPNELTTKKFDIDGYMRPQLMRDATHNSTDYNVTSLDDNYVMPMLENRTRTSYVTEVPKPMLSTSSRSVTNSKVTIFPDSLGKQLTNDILADETTDDYVDANGQTEARLKAQKLKQLASVAFAPITVLTKPDRPDNWVIYNKASEEPPLPQPPSVNMDVAPTGEVPTPIKNFNNAWLKQDLNARPEATPTSLEHRSEKAEEVTTVAAADSI, from the exons ATGTTGCAGCCATCACTTCTGGTggcgctgctcctcctgctgctcctgctggtgcACTTGGAGCATGCCAGTGGCAAGCCGCCCACCAAGGAGCTGCCCCGTCCGCTGAGTCCGCTGCCGGATCAGGAGagcgaggagcagctgcagccggAACTGGAGGCGAAGGCGACATACCAGAGCATGCGGAATGGACGCTCGCGACGTCCCACTTTGATGGATGTGGCCTTGCAGCAGAGTGTGCGCCAGGGTCTGGATGCCATGACCGAGCTGTATGGTCGGATTCAGCCGGAGATGCTGCGCACTG GACAAACCCTGCAGGACAACCATCCGGCCGCGATGCTGTCCCGCTTCAATGCTCCCACCACGGACTCGGAGCGCCGGGAGATGGCCGCCTATGCCACCATCGCCGCAGCCAAGGCCTTTCGCAAAAA CTTCCAGCACATCGATGAGCTGGCCCGCCAGTCGCACACGCAGCGCATCTCGCTGCGTCGCACCGCCTTGGAGGGACTGTGTCCGCCGCGGGATCCGCCGCCCTGCATGCCCGCCGCGGAGCGGTACCGCACCCACGACGGCACCTGCAACAACAAGCGGCGGCCGCGTTGGGGCGCCGCCCAGATGCCCTTCAATCGCTTCCTGCCGCCGGAGTACGGCGATGGCGTGGACACGGTCCGGAGTTCCGCCGACGGCAGCACCTTGTCCTCGTCGCGTTTCGTCAGCCTTCTGGTGCACGGAGCGCGGGAGGGCGAGGCACCGCTCACCCTGATGATCGCCCAGTGGGGTCAGATGCTGGACCACGACATGACCTCCACCGCTCAGCCGCG TTCCATCAATGGCTCCATACCCAGCTGCTGTGGCGGCAAGGACTTCCATCCCGCGTGCTTTCCCATCAAGGTGCCACTGGACGATCCCTGGCTGGCGCCGCTCAAGGTGCGCTGCCTGGAGTTCCTGCGCTCGGCTCCTGCCCAGCGACGCGACTGTGTGCTCTCCTGGCGGGAGCAGACCAATCAGGTGACCTCCTACATCGACGCCTCGCCCATTTACTCGAACAGCGCCAAGTCCTCCGATAATGCCCGAGTATTCCGCCACGGTCTGCTCGTCTACGGGCGCGGTGATCCCGCCGAGGATGTGTGCCAACGCGGCGCCATTGCCACCAAGTGCATACGATCCGGCGATGGACGCAGTGGTGAGCAGCCGGGTTTGCTGGCCATGCACCATGTCTGGGTGGGCGAACACAATCGGATTGCGCTGGAGTTGAGCGAATTGAATCCACACTGGAGTGATGAGAAGGTGTACCAGGAGACGCGCAGGATTGTGGGCGCCATGTTCCAGCACATCACCTACCGGGAGTTCCTGCCCGTCATTCTGGGCAGGGAGGTGGTGAAGCTCTTCGATCTGGAGCTGATGCCCTCGGGCTACTACGAGCGCTATAGTTCAAAGGTCAATCCCACGGTGGCCAATGCCTTTGCAGCCGCCGCCTTCCGTTTTGGCCACTCGCTCGTCCAGAACTCCTACACCCGCTGCGATCGCCATCACAATGTGATTAATAATA ATGTCAGCCTACATGAGGAGTTCCAGCGTGGTGACATCGGCTCGGCGGGTTCACTGCATCGTCTGCTGCGCGGCTTGGCCTCGCAAAGAGCTCTGAAGCGGGATGAGTTCATCACGCCCGAACTGACCAATCACCTGTTCCAGACACCCGGCTTTCCCTTCGGCTTGGATCTGGCTGCCATCAACATCCAACGGGGCAGGGATCATGGCATTGCTCCGTACAGCGCTTGGCGAGTGCCCTGTGGTCTCAGTCCCATTCTCAGTTGGGATGACTTCG CCAACGTCGTGGGTCCGGAGTCCGCCAAGCGCATTGGCCACGCCTACCGCAGCGTCCACGACATCGATCTGTTTGTGGGCGGAATCGCGGAGCGTCCGGTGGTTGGTGGCCTGGTGGGTCCCACCTTCGCCTGCATCATCGCCCAGCAGTTCAGCAACTCGAGGCGGGGCGATCGCTTCTGGTACGAGAATGGTGGCTTCGAGAGCTCCTTCACGCCCGCCCAACTGCACTCCGTGCGCCGCGTGTCCTTGGCACAAGTTTTGTGCCGCACGGTGGGTGGTGGCACGCTCCAGCCCCACATCTTCATTCCCGCGGAGTTCGAGGACAATGAGCGACAGACCTGCGGTACGGGCAGCCTCAGTCCCATCGACCTGAGTCCGTGGCTGGAGCAGGATCCCTTCCACAATCAGCAGGTGCCCGACCAGGTCTTCACCATTGGGCAACCCGAGCTGGGTTCGGTGCAGGTCATCAAGGAGGACAAGGCGGGCTTCTCCAACCGGGTGAAGCCCATCAAGCCGCAGGTGGAGGTCAGTCCCTCCTCAGTCAGCGGCTTCCATCGACCCACCCACAACGCGAACCTGACAACCAAAGTTAGTGACAAACTCGACCTGAGACGCAAGACGGTGACCAAGAAGATCAGTAACAGTAGCAACAATCGACAGACCACTAGGAAACCCGTGGGCGGAGTCAACAACAAGCTGGACAAGTCGCCCAAGATCACCCTGAACATCAAGAGCGTAAATGTGAGGAGACCTGAGGGATCGGCAACCAGAAGAAGGGTGATCATCAACAATGTGCCCGTAGAGCTGCGAAGTTCGGGTGGCAATGCTACGGCAGAGGAGTTAAAACCAGGACAGTTGACAGACGAGGACGAGTTTCACGAGGACGCAGACCAAGAGGTGGACATTGAGGAGATAGTGGAAGTGAGGGCTAACAAGGATGAGCCAACAAAACTGACCAAGACAGACCCAAGCCAGAACAGAAACGACTCAAGGACAGCGGGAACAGAGCAGACTGACAAGGATACTTCCAGCGAAGCCAAGGGAAAGTCCACTAAACGTGAACCGAAGAAAACTGAAAGACGTGACGCCAGAAAGTTGGAACCTCATCCAGCGGCAAAGACTCCTGACCAGACAGCAGACTCTAGACTATTGCACCTCCAACGCAACCGCACCACTACTCCAAGGGACTTCCAGGTCAGCTCCACGGTGAGTTTGGAACGCTCCACGCGACAAACCAAAGCTCCAAAGGTTAGTAAGCCCACCAAGAGGGCCGTGGAACTGAGACAGTACCAGAACAGACCGCTCTACGAGCGACCCCAGAAGGTGGTGGTCAACGGACCGAACGCCGACCAGTACGAGATCGAGATCAACATACGACAGACGAACAAGAAACCCTCATCCCGACCTTCGACTCCTGACTACGCGGAATACACGACTGTGAACAAACCGTACTACAACACGAACTACGCACCACACTACATGGACTACGCCAGCACCACGCCCATTCCGCTGCCCAGCTATGGGTACCATCAGCCGCTCGCGGAGATTGGCAGCCAGGGTGTGAGGACCAAGCCACCGACCATAATTTATCtaaacgacaacgacgaccGACGGACGACAACTCGGGCACCGAACATCTTCCAGAACTTTCTGACCTTCGCCACCAACAGCTTCAATCCCTTGGGCATCCGCCGTCCCATGCCCACGACGCCATCTCCGATCTCGCAGAGCCACAAGGAGCCGGCACAGTTCGAGAACAATGTGGTTCACAGTCCGATCAGTAACTCCCACATACTGAGTGGAGGTTCCTCCGCCTCGTACTCACCGCGACCGCCTTCGGTGCACTCGTATCCGGTGGCCACCAGCACGCAGATTGGCTCCAATTCCGGTTCGGGATTCCTGCACGCTTCCAGCAGCGCCGTGAGTGCGGGCCACTTTGGCAGCATCTCCGGAGTGGCCACTGCCAATGGAGCGGACAGCACGTTCAGCTTCAACATACGGCCACGTCCCAGTCCGGAGTTGGGTCCAGTTGTGAGCTCCTATCCAAGACCGGTTTCCAGTCAGGGCGGAGGTTCCTCCTACCGACCCGACTACGCTCCTGCCCAGAGCGAACTGTACTATGACAGAGAACTGACCGCTGACCGAAATCCCAGCCCGTTTTCCGGCTCCAGTTCCGCGCACAGACCACATCAACAGACATTTTACGGACGGACACCGGAACTCAAGGAGGTgggcaacaacagcaacgaacTGACCCAAACGGAGCACAAACTGTACCTACAGGACTACGACTATGTCAGCAGAACGCTATCCAACCTGACCACGGACGAAAGTAACCAGCCAGATGACGACACCGATTACGCATACGACGAAGACCTGCCCAGCAACGATCTGGACAAGACGGAGACCCGAAAGGAGACGGAACCAAACGAATTGACCACCAAGAAGTTCGACATAGACGGCTACATGCGACCACAACTGATGCGAGACGCGACCCACAACTCGACCGACTACAACGTGACCTCACTGGACGACAACTACGTTATGCCCATGCTGGAGAACAGGACGCGGACGAGCTACGTGACCGAGGTGCCCAAGCCCATGCTGTCCACCTCCAGCCGGAGTGTGACCAACAGCAAGGTCACCATCTTTCCGGACAGCCTAGGCAAGCAGTTGACCAACGACATCCTTGCGGACGAGACGACGGACGACTATGTGGACGCCAATGGCCAGACAGAGGCGCGACTTAAAGCCCAGAAGCTCAAGCAACTGGCCAGCGTGGCATTCGCACCAATAACCGTACTGACCAAGCCGGACAGACCGGACAACTGGGTGATCTACAACAAGGCCAGCGAGGAGCCACCGCTGCCACAGCCGCCATCCGTCAACATGGATGTGGCGCCCACCGGAGAGGTGCCCACTCCGATCAAGAACTTCAACAATGCGTGGCTTAAGCAGGATCTAAACGCACGGCCGGAGGCAACACCAACCAGTTTGGAGCACAGATCGGAAAAGGCGGAGGAGGTGACCACGGTGGCAGCAGCGGACAGTATCTAG
- the LOC6538669 gene encoding uncharacterized protein LOC6538669 — protein sequence MSHQCSCGRDLNNNYVSYTNAYANANASLDREAATSGKSGGPPRAQLTAKVMFGTVGAIKELRDKEQQQQQQRQAARAGERRN from the coding sequence ATGTCGCATCAGTGCAGCTGCGGTCGCGACCTCAACAACAACTACGTCTCGTACACGAACGCCTACGCCAATGCGAATGCATCTCTGGACCGCGAGGCGGCCACCAGCGGCAAGTCCGGCGGTCCGCCCCGCGCCCAGCTGACGGCCAAGGTGATGTTCGGCACGGTGGGCGCCATCAAGGAGCTGCGCgacaaggagcagcagcaacagcagcagcggcaggcGGCACGAGCGGGCGAGCGGCGCAACTGA
- the LOC6538670 gene encoding allatostatin-A, translating into MNSLHAHILLLAVCCVGYIASSPVIGQDQRSGDSDADVLLAADELADGGDNIDKRVERYAFGLGRRAYMYTNGGPGMKRLPVYNFGLGKRSRPYSFGLGKRGDYDYEQDNEIDYRVPPANYLAAERAVRPGRQNKRTTRPQPFNFGLGRR; encoded by the exons ATGAACTCCCTTCACGCCCACATCCTGCTGCTGGCAGTTTGCTGCGTCGGCTACATCGCCAGCTCCCCGGTAATTGGCCAGGATCAGCGCAGCGGCGACAGCGATGCCGATGTCCTGCTGGCCGCCGATGAGTTGGCCGACGGCGGCGACAACATCGACAAGCGGGTGGAGCGGTACGCCTTCGGTCTGGGACGACGTGCCTACATGTACACGAACGGTGGACCGGGAATGAAGCGCCTGCCGGTCTATAACTTTGGTCTGGGCAAGAGATCGCGTCCCTACTCCTTTGGACTGGGCAAACGCGGTGACTACGACTACGAGCAGGACAACGAGATCGACTACAGAGTGCCGCCAGCGAACTACTTGGCAGCCGAGCGTGCTG TGCGTCCTGGCCGACAGAACAAGCGAACGACGCGTCCGCAACCCTTCAACTTTGGCCTGGGCCGACGTTAA